A window of Polaromonas hydrogenivorans contains these coding sequences:
- a CDS encoding type III pantothenate kinase — protein MTFLALDVGNTRLKWAQYDAPVVGAKLLAHGAVFLENIDRLAENDWHGMPEPSAILGCVVAGDAIKRRVAEQMEIWDVPPRWVHSSPQEAGLTNGYDHPARLGSDRWVAMIGGYHRLLARGIHKPCLVVMVGTAVTVEAIDASGKFLGGIILPGHGIMLRALESGTAGLHVPTGDVRDFPTNTSDALTSGGTFAIAGAVQRMVDNITRHCGEAPECIMTGGAAWKMAPSMSVKVELVETLIFDGLLEIAARRFKA, from the coding sequence ATGACTTTTCTAGCGCTTGACGTGGGTAACACCCGCCTGAAATGGGCCCAGTACGACGCCCCCGTGGTGGGCGCCAAGCTGCTGGCCCATGGCGCGGTGTTTCTGGAAAATATCGACAGGCTGGCCGAAAACGACTGGCACGGAATGCCCGAGCCCTCGGCGATCCTGGGCTGCGTCGTGGCCGGAGACGCCATCAAGCGGCGGGTGGCCGAACAGATGGAAATCTGGGACGTGCCGCCGCGCTGGGTCCACTCCAGCCCGCAGGAAGCCGGCCTGACCAACGGCTACGACCATCCCGCGCGGCTCGGGTCCGACCGCTGGGTGGCCATGATTGGCGGCTACCACCGGCTGCTGGCGCGCGGCATCCACAAACCCTGCCTGGTGGTGATGGTGGGAACGGCCGTGACGGTCGAAGCCATCGATGCCTCGGGCAAATTCCTGGGCGGCATCATCCTGCCCGGCCACGGCATCATGCTGCGCGCGCTCGAATCGGGCACCGCCGGCCTGCATGTGCCGACCGGCGACGTGCGCGATTTTCCGACCAACACCAGCGACGCGCTGACCAGCGGCGGCACGTTTGCGATTGCCGGCGCGGTGCAGCGCATGGTGGACAACATCACGCGTCATTGCGGCGAAGCGCCCGAATGCATCATGACCGGCGGCGCGGCCTGGAAAATGGCGCCCAGCATGTCGGTCAAGGTCGAACTGGTGGAAACGCTGATCTTTGACGGGCTGCTGGAGATCGCCGCGCGGCGGTTTAAAGCTTGA
- a CDS encoding hydroxymethylglutaryl-CoA lyase gives MTAKKRIYFNEVATRDGFQIEPGFIPTDDKVALVDALSACGYAKIEVTSFTSPRAIPMLRDAEEVMGRIRRAPGVEYTVLVPNLRGAERALEAGADELNLVMSVSETHNLANLRMPREKSFAALLDVIRHVDGKTPINVSLSCCFGCPMEGAVVPDEVLRWGERFAVLGVRGLSICDTTGMAHPAQVSRMAEALQQRFDKLQLTLHFHNTRGMGLANVLAAVQSGITRFDGSLGGLGGCPYAPGASGNVTSEDAIHMLDAMGYDTGIDLSKLLAVARQLPGIVGHDVPGQVAKAGRIMDLHAPPAYVAELREQFA, from the coding sequence ATGACTGCTAAAAAACGCATTTATTTCAACGAAGTCGCCACCCGCGACGGCTTCCAGATCGAACCGGGCTTCATCCCCACCGACGACAAGGTCGCGCTGGTCGATGCGCTCAGCGCCTGCGGCTACGCCAAGATCGAGGTCACGTCGTTCACCTCGCCCAGGGCGATTCCGATGCTGCGCGACGCCGAGGAGGTGATGGGCCGGATTCGCCGCGCGCCCGGCGTCGAGTACACGGTGCTGGTGCCCAACCTGCGCGGCGCCGAGCGCGCGTTAGAGGCGGGCGCCGACGAACTGAACCTGGTGATGTCGGTGTCCGAGACGCACAACCTGGCCAACCTGCGCATGCCGCGCGAGAAAAGCTTTGCCGCGCTGCTGGACGTGATTCGCCATGTCGATGGCAAAACGCCCATCAATGTGTCGCTGTCGTGCTGCTTTGGCTGCCCGATGGAAGGCGCAGTCGTGCCGGACGAAGTGCTGCGCTGGGGCGAGCGCTTCGCCGTCCTGGGCGTGCGCGGCTTGAGCATTTGCGACACCACCGGCATGGCGCATCCGGCGCAGGTCAGCCGCATGGCCGAAGCGCTTCAGCAGCGGTTTGACAAACTGCAGCTGACGCTGCACTTTCACAACACGCGCGGCATGGGCCTGGCCAATGTGCTGGCGGCGGTGCAGTCCGGCATAACCCGCTTCGACGGCTCGCTGGGCGGCCTGGGCGGCTGCCCGTATGCGCCGGGCGCCAGCGGCAACGTGACCAGCGAGGACGCGATCCACATGCTCGATGCGATGGGCTACGACACCGGCATCGACCTGTCGAAGCTGCTGGCGGTCGCCCGGCAGCTGCCCGGAATCGTCGGCCACGACGTGCCCGGCCAGGTCGCCAAGGCCGGCCGCATCATGGACCTGCATGCGCCGCCGGCCTATGTGGCCGAGCTGCGGGAGCAATTTGCATGA
- a CDS encoding LysR family transcriptional regulator, producing MSYNLARFDLVSIRLAVACAQTGSLTAAARDSHLALGAASRRIRELEAALGDALFERHARGLLPTAAGRVFVKHGLTLLQTMEQLGTELADLRRGTVRHIHLCASSAAISQFLPPLLARYGQLHPQVHIDVEEQVSDAVAATLRERRTDVAVFVEGPDTSGLDTRLFRHDELVLVLPAGHRLAAQKTPLAFADALDEEWISLTAGAAMLQQQQQSALAAHRPFKLRMQVRSFDAVCHMVASGLGIAILPKAACLPIVKAMKISWRPLADPWAQRRLLVACALGQLDAGILSLVDFLVEPSQNANARPAKQQ from the coding sequence GTGAGCTACAACCTTGCCCGGTTTGACCTGGTATCGATTCGCCTGGCCGTGGCCTGCGCGCAGACCGGCAGCCTGACGGCCGCCGCGCGGGACTCGCACCTGGCGCTGGGCGCGGCCAGCCGGCGCATCCGCGAGCTGGAAGCTGCGCTGGGCGACGCCCTGTTTGAACGCCATGCGCGCGGCCTGCTGCCAACCGCCGCCGGGCGCGTCTTCGTCAAGCACGGATTGACGCTGCTGCAAACCATGGAGCAGCTGGGCACCGAGTTGGCCGACCTGCGCCGGGGCACCGTGCGCCACATCCACCTGTGCGCCAGCAGCGCGGCCATCAGCCAGTTCCTGCCGCCCTTGCTGGCGCGCTATGGCCAGCTGCACCCGCAGGTGCATATCGACGTGGAAGAGCAGGTGTCCGACGCCGTGGCCGCCACGCTGCGTGAGAGGCGGACCGATGTCGCCGTGTTTGTCGAGGGACCGGACACCAGCGGGCTGGACACGCGGCTGTTTCGCCATGACGAACTGGTGCTGGTCCTGCCCGCCGGGCACCGGCTGGCCGCCCAGAAGACGCCGCTGGCCTTTGCCGATGCACTGGACGAGGAATGGATCAGCCTGACGGCCGGCGCGGCGATGCTGCAACAGCAGCAGCAGTCGGCGCTGGCCGCCCACCGGCCTTTCAAGCTGCGCATGCAGGTGCGCAGCTTTGATGCCGTCTGCCACATGGTGGCCTCGGGCCTGGGCATTGCCATCTTGCCCAAGGCGGCCTGCCTGCCCATCGTCAAGGCCATGAAAATCAGCTGGCGCCCGCTGGCCGATCCGTGGGCGCAACGCCGCCTGCTGGTGGCCTGCGCGCTGGGCCAGCTTGACGCGGGCATTTTGTCGCTGGTGGATTTTCTGGTCGAGCCTTCGCAAAATGCGAACGCACGCCCGGCCAAACAGCAATAG
- a CDS encoding PAS domain S-box protein, translating into MTPEDKPMQASITASLLAGVLESAMDAIITVDPRHNIVLFNHAAEKMFGWSRQEVMQQPLDKLIPGRFRHAHARHLEQFGATGATARSMVASTVLIYGLRANGQEFPIDVSISQVDTPEGKLFTAMVRDITGQQASQAQLRLLETSISHLNDMVVITEAEPVGEPGPRIVFVNAAFERHTGYSREEVIGRSPRLLQGSLTQRPELDRIAAALKAWQPVRAELINYTRSGQAFWVEIDIVPIADAKGWFTHWVSVQRDITERKRAEQALVDSEQRYAALFASAPVPMWVVDRASRKFLTVNQAAIEGYGHSAGEFLAMTLPDIHADAECSRLPYYLSDAAQKRQGSCRHRRKDGSLFNADIVVRPIQYAGQEAIFMVALDMSAQVKAEKEVQDHLFTLQRAADAAQAITWHLTLDGMMQELAEQARGVIGAHQAVVSLAAERSGGPGAHALSLSGEYAQYRDQPLLTHGFGIYARGCHGTRPVRMAQTELQEHADWCRVGSHADRERMLNGWLAVPLTGRDGQPIGLLQLSDKYEGEFIQQDEYVATELAQLASIAIVNVRLLQEVSQLNTGLEKKVAERTLALARQEALFRALAEQAPQVIWTLDPNGDATYFNQAWFDLVGGSLRDWSGKQWFGAVHPDDLPDTKANWQLAQANQHSFSGLRRLLCKDGSVHTMAYRASPVRDEQGVAAFWVGIDADVTEIKHIEAALRLSNQELEAFSYSVSHDLRAPLSTINGFGSLLAKQLAGDGNDKMRHYVSRIQQGVAQMGQLIEDLLSLAQVARTQVRNEPVDLSEMALGILDAWRARQPEREVNVQIENELQAYGDKPLLRVVMENLLGNAWKFSAHQPQATISVGQQVDAAGLPVFFVRDNGAGFDMAHAEKLFLPFERLHAAAEFAGTGIGLATVGRVINRHGGKLWAEAAPGLGATFFFTLHG; encoded by the coding sequence ATGACGCCTGAAGACAAACCCATGCAGGCGTCCATCACCGCCTCGCTTCTGGCTGGGGTGCTGGAGTCCGCCATGGATGCCATCATCACGGTGGACCCGCGGCACAACATCGTGCTGTTCAACCACGCGGCCGAAAAAATGTTCGGCTGGAGCCGGCAGGAGGTCATGCAGCAGCCGCTCGACAAGCTGATTCCCGGGCGCTTTCGCCACGCCCATGCCCGGCATCTCGAGCAGTTCGGCGCCACGGGCGCGACGGCACGCAGCATGGTGGCGTCCACCGTTCTTATCTACGGGCTGCGCGCCAACGGGCAGGAGTTTCCGATTGACGTTTCCATCTCGCAGGTGGATACGCCCGAGGGCAAGCTGTTTACCGCCATGGTGCGGGACATCACCGGGCAGCAGGCATCGCAGGCGCAATTGAGGCTGCTTGAAACCAGCATTTCCCATCTGAACGACATGGTGGTCATCACCGAAGCCGAACCCGTGGGTGAGCCCGGACCCAGAATCGTTTTTGTCAACGCCGCGTTCGAGCGCCACACCGGCTACAGCCGCGAAGAGGTGATCGGCCGGTCTCCGCGCTTGTTGCAGGGCTCGCTGACGCAGCGGCCAGAGCTTGACCGGATCGCGGCCGCCCTGAAGGCGTGGCAGCCGGTGCGGGCCGAACTGATCAACTACACCCGCAGCGGACAGGCGTTCTGGGTCGAAATCGACATCGTGCCGATTGCCGATGCCAAAGGCTGGTTCACCCACTGGGTGTCGGTGCAGCGCGACATCACCGAGCGCAAGCGGGCCGAGCAGGCCCTGGTGGACAGCGAGCAGCGCTATGCGGCCCTGTTTGCGTCGGCGCCGGTGCCCATGTGGGTGGTTGACCGCGCGAGCCGCAAATTCCTGACGGTCAACCAGGCCGCCATCGAGGGCTATGGCCATTCGGCCGGCGAGTTCCTGGCGATGACGCTGCCGGACATTCATGCCGACGCCGAATGCAGCCGTTTGCCCTATTACCTGTCTGACGCCGCGCAGAAGCGACAGGGATCGTGCCGGCATCGCCGCAAGGACGGCTCGCTTTTCAATGCCGATATCGTGGTCCGGCCGATTCAGTACGCCGGCCAGGAGGCCATTTTCATGGTGGCGCTGGACATGAGCGCCCAGGTCAAGGCTGAAAAAGAGGTGCAGGACCATTTGTTCACCTTGCAGCGCGCCGCCGATGCGGCCCAGGCCATCACCTGGCACCTGACGCTGGACGGCATGATGCAGGAATTGGCGGAGCAGGCGCGCGGTGTGATCGGTGCGCATCAGGCGGTGGTCAGCCTGGCCGCTGAACGCAGCGGCGGGCCGGGCGCTCATGCGCTGTCGCTGTCCGGCGAGTATGCGCAGTACCGCGACCAGCCGCTCTTGACCCACGGCTTTGGGATCTACGCAAGAGGCTGCCACGGCACGCGCCCGGTGCGCATGGCGCAAACCGAACTGCAGGAGCATGCGGACTGGTGCCGCGTGGGCAGCCATGCCGACCGGGAACGCATGCTCAATGGCTGGCTGGCGGTGCCGCTGACTGGACGCGATGGCCAGCCTATCGGGCTGCTGCAGCTGTCGGACAAATACGAGGGTGAATTCATCCAGCAGGACGAGTATGTCGCGACCGAGCTGGCACAGCTGGCGTCGATTGCCATCGTCAACGTCCGCTTGCTGCAGGAGGTCAGCCAGCTCAATACCGGGCTGGAGAAAAAAGTGGCCGAGCGCACGCTGGCGCTGGCGCGCCAGGAGGCCTTGTTCCGCGCACTGGCCGAGCAGGCGCCGCAAGTCATCTGGACCTTGGACCCGAACGGCGACGCGACCTATTTCAACCAGGCCTGGTTTGACCTGGTCGGCGGCAGCCTGCGGGACTGGAGCGGCAAGCAGTGGTTTGGCGCCGTTCATCCTGATGACTTGCCCGACACCAAGGCCAACTGGCAGCTTGCCCAGGCCAACCAGCATTCTTTCTCCGGTCTTCGGCGCCTCTTGTGCAAGGATGGCAGCGTCCACACCATGGCCTACCGGGCCTCGCCCGTACGCGACGAACAGGGCGTGGCGGCCTTCTGGGTCGGCATTGATGCGGATGTGACCGAGATCAAGCATATCGAGGCCGCCTTGCGCCTGTCGAACCAGGAGCTTGAAGCCTTTTCCTATTCGGTGTCGCACGATCTGCGCGCGCCGCTCAGCACCATCAATGGCTTTGGCAGCCTGCTGGCCAAGCAGCTGGCGGGCGATGGAAACGACAAGATGCGGCACTACGTGAGCCGCATCCAGCAAGGCGTGGCGCAAATGGGCCAGTTGATTGAAGACCTGTTGTCACTCGCGCAGGTGGCGCGCACGCAGGTGCGCAACGAGCCGGTCGATTTGTCGGAAATGGCCCTCGGCATTCTGGACGCGTGGCGAGCCCGCCAGCCCGAGCGCGAGGTGAATGTGCAGATTGAAAATGAGCTGCAAGCCTACGGAGACAAGCCGCTGCTCAGGGTGGTGATGGAAAACCTGCTGGGCAATGCCTGGAAGTTCAGCGCGCACCAGCCACAGGCCACGATCAGCGTCGGCCAGCAAGTCGATGCCGCGGGGTTGCCGGTATTTTTCGTGCGTGACAACGGGGCCGGATTCGACATGGCGCATGCCGAAAAGCTGTTTCTTCCGTTCGAGCGCTTGCACGCGGCTGCGGAGTTTGCGGGAACGGGCATCGGGCTGGCAACCGTCGGCCGCGTGATCAACCGGCACGGCGGCAAGCTGTGGGCAGAGGCCGCGCCCGGGCTTGGCGCGACTTTTTTCTTCACGCTTCACGGCTAG
- a CDS encoding polyhydroxyalkanoic acid system family protein, translating into MADIHLEREHALGLQEARRIAVQWAEQVEVEFGMECTYEKGHAGDLVSFSRSGVHGTLAVTKNNFEIDARLGFLAGAFKDRIEAEIVKHLDALITARPAARKAAAPNKTA; encoded by the coding sequence ATGGCTGACATCCACCTTGAACGCGAACATGCCCTGGGACTGCAGGAGGCACGCAGGATCGCCGTCCAATGGGCCGAACAGGTCGAAGTGGAATTCGGCATGGAATGCACCTACGAGAAAGGCCATGCCGGCGACCTCGTCAGCTTCAGCCGCAGCGGCGTTCACGGCACCCTGGCCGTGACGAAAAACAATTTCGAGATCGACGCCAGGCTTGGCTTTCTGGCGGGCGCTTTCAAGGACCGGATAGAAGCCGAGATTGTCAAACACCTCGATGCCCTGATCACGGCGCGCCCTGCAGCCCGCAAGGCTGCGGCCCCCAATAAAACCGCCTGA
- a CDS encoding CaiB/BaiF CoA transferase family protein: MHTEAPSTPSPVQGPLAGLKVLELGQLIAGPFAAKTLADFGADIIKIEPPGAGDPLRKWRLLKDGTSVWWQVQSRNKRSVALDLKNPQAQAIVRQLASDADVLIENFRPGAMEGWGLGPDELLKLNPRLIMLRISGYGQTGPYRDKPGFGVVAEAMSGLRHLTAEPGRVPVRVGVSIGDTLAALHGVIGILLALQERQRSGQGQVIDVALYEAVFNCMESLLPEYSAFGAVRGPAGSALPGIAPSNAYRCRDEGYALIAGNGDSIFKRLMATIGRPEMGADPELADNAGRVAHVDRIDEAIGQWAAQRTVDEVLAALDQVAVPAGRIYTVADIAADPHYRARDMLDEVQMDDGSLLAVPGIVPKLSRTPGSHRRNAPQIGQDTDAVLREMGLSPEQISTLKDQGIVAGGTP; this comes from the coding sequence ATGCACACCGAAGCCCCCTCAACCCCCTCCCCCGTCCAGGGTCCGCTGGCCGGCCTCAAAGTCCTGGAACTCGGCCAGCTGATCGCCGGCCCGTTCGCCGCCAAGACGCTGGCCGACTTTGGCGCCGACATCATCAAGATCGAGCCCCCCGGCGCCGGCGACCCGCTGCGCAAGTGGCGGCTGCTCAAGGACGGCACCTCGGTCTGGTGGCAGGTGCAGTCGCGCAACAAGCGCTCGGTCGCGCTGGATTTGAAAAACCCGCAAGCCCAGGCCATCGTGCGGCAGCTCGCCAGCGACGCCGACGTGCTGATCGAGAACTTCCGCCCCGGCGCCATGGAAGGCTGGGGCCTCGGGCCGGACGAGCTGCTCAAGCTCAACCCGCGCCTCATCATGCTGCGCATCAGCGGCTACGGCCAGACCGGCCCCTACCGCGACAAGCCGGGATTCGGCGTGGTGGCCGAGGCCATGAGCGGCCTGCGCCACCTGACCGCCGAGCCCGGCCGCGTGCCGGTGCGCGTCGGCGTGAGCATCGGCGACACGCTGGCCGCGCTGCACGGCGTGATCGGCATCCTGCTGGCGCTGCAGGAGCGCCAGCGCTCGGGCCAGGGCCAGGTGATCGACGTGGCGCTGTACGAGGCGGTGTTCAACTGCATGGAAAGCCTGCTGCCCGAATACAGCGCGTTCGGCGCCGTTCGCGGCCCAGCCGGCAGCGCCCTGCCCGGTATCGCGCCCAGCAATGCCTACCGCTGCAGGGACGAGGGCTATGCGCTCATTGCGGGGAACGGCGACAGCATCTTCAAGCGGCTGATGGCCACGATAGGCCGGCCGGAAATGGGTGCCGACCCGGAACTGGCCGATAACGCCGGCCGCGTGGCCCATGTGGACAGGATTGACGAAGCCATCGGCCAGTGGGCCGCGCAGCGCACCGTGGACGAGGTGCTGGCGGCGCTGGACCAGGTGGCCGTGCCGGCGGGCCGCATCTACACCGTGGCCGACATCGCCGCCGACCCGCATTACCGGGCGCGCGACATGCTGGACGAGGTGCAAATGGACGACGGCAGCCTGCTGGCGGTGCCGGGCATCGTTCCCAAGCTGTCGCGCACGCCGGGCAGCCACCGCCGCAACGCGCCACAGATCGGCCAGGACACCGACGCCGTGCTGCGCGAGATGGGCCTGTCGCCCGAACAGATCAGCACGCTGAAAGACCAGGGCATTGTTGCCGGAGGAACCCCATGA
- a CDS encoding helix-turn-helix transcriptional regulator: MHLPANFDSVCLDGIMSEWLSALGEFSVEALVVLGPDPFAGQESRLVLALHPPRLLEAAHALAASQDFGAPWRDSDAPLVAWQDISRAAFGDLGRWRRLWLAHGFQSVVRIAFPLTVGRAFECYLFSARQWPDRTEPSQLAWSALNIWPLVKRALAQARNPLSPRELECLDLAFQGMTARKTGDMLACSERTVNFHLANAMNKLKVDNKMAAVQRACWFGLI, translated from the coding sequence ATGCACCTACCTGCTAACTTTGACAGCGTCTGCCTGGACGGCATCATGAGCGAATGGCTGTCCGCCCTGGGCGAATTCTCGGTCGAAGCCCTGGTGGTTCTGGGCCCCGATCCTTTTGCCGGCCAGGAAAGCCGGCTGGTGCTGGCCCTGCATCCTCCACGGCTGCTGGAAGCGGCGCACGCCCTGGCCGCCAGCCAGGACTTCGGTGCGCCCTGGCGGGATTCCGATGCGCCCCTGGTGGCCTGGCAGGATATTTCCAGGGCGGCTTTTGGCGATTTGGGCCGCTGGCGCAGGCTGTGGCTGGCGCATGGCTTTCAAAGCGTCGTGCGGATTGCCTTTCCGCTGACCGTGGGCCGCGCTTTTGAATGCTATCTGTTCAGCGCGCGCCAGTGGCCTGACCGCACCGAGCCGTCGCAGCTGGCCTGGTCGGCGCTCAATATCTGGCCTTTGGTGAAGCGGGCGCTGGCCCAGGCCAGAAACCCGCTGAGCCCGCGCGAACTCGAATGCCTGGACCTGGCGTTTCAGGGCATGACGGCGCGCAAAACCGGCGATATGCTGGCGTGCAGCGAGCGCACCGTCAACTTTCACCTGGCCAATGCCATGAACAAGCTCAAGGTGGACAACAAAATGGCCGCCGTCCAGCGTGCCTGCTGGTTTGGCCTGATTTGA
- a CDS encoding Bug family tripartite tricarboxylate transporter substrate binding protein: MTLISRRTLITAAGLGAAAWLNPVRAQLAGKPLTLVVPAAAGGTTDIAARMLAEPLGKILQTSVIVDNRGGGNGNIAGQMVARGPADGSSLLVQYSGYQCITPLIQPVPGFDPATSLKPIAHLIDAPQLLVVRANFPADTFAEFLKYVKANPGKVNYASSGNGSLQHVTTELLKDLTHTFMTHIPYRGTGPALNDLLAGTVDFTITTPPPLLPHVRAGKLKALMVTGRARLPALPNVPTATEAGVPLVASSWFAVYGPASLSSDLQNRLSLAIKQVVESDNFKKRAEDQGAKAVVMNSAELATLGASERKMWERIVKVANIKAD, translated from the coding sequence ATGACCCTTATTTCCCGCAGAACCCTGATCACGGCCGCCGGACTCGGCGCGGCCGCCTGGCTCAACCCGGTGCGTGCGCAACTCGCCGGCAAGCCCCTGACCCTGGTCGTTCCCGCAGCGGCCGGCGGCACCACCGACATTGCCGCGCGCATGCTGGCCGAGCCGCTGGGGAAAATTTTGCAGACCTCGGTGATCGTGGACAACCGGGGCGGCGGTAACGGCAACATCGCCGGCCAGATGGTGGCGCGCGGCCCGGCCGATGGCTCCAGCCTGCTGGTGCAGTACTCGGGCTACCAGTGCATCACGCCGCTGATCCAGCCGGTGCCGGGGTTTGACCCGGCCACCAGCCTCAAGCCCATCGCCCACCTGATCGACGCGCCGCAGCTGCTGGTGGTGCGCGCCAATTTTCCGGCCGACACCTTTGCAGAGTTCCTCAAGTATGTCAAGGCCAACCCGGGCAAGGTCAACTACGCCTCCAGCGGCAACGGCTCGCTGCAGCATGTGACGACCGAGCTGCTCAAGGATCTGACCCACACCTTCATGACCCATATCCCCTACCGGGGCACCGGCCCGGCGCTCAACGACCTGCTGGCCGGCACGGTGGACTTCACCATCACCACGCCGCCGCCGCTGCTGCCGCACGTGCGCGCCGGCAAGCTCAAGGCGCTGATGGTGACCGGCCGCGCGCGCCTGCCGGCGCTGCCGAATGTACCGACCGCCACGGAAGCCGGCGTGCCACTGGTGGCGTCCTCGTGGTTTGCGGTGTATGGGCCTGCCAGCCTGTCCAGCGACTTGCAAAATCGCCTGTCGCTGGCGATCAAACAGGTGGTGGAGTCGGACAACTTCAAAAAGCGCGCGGAAGACCAGGGCGCCAAGGCCGTGGTCATGAACAGCGCGGAGTTGGCCACGCTGGGCGCCAGCGAGCGCAAGATGTGGGAGCGCATCGTGAAGGTGGCCAATATCAAGGCCGACTGA
- a CDS encoding sensor histidine kinase produces MIHTHALAEHPMLKIGHTARFLQHAPWRWTFAPLEPILHASPWRLRLLGLTAMLGQPLFGWIWSSWLVQPYENPWLRGLMSVLAGLLLLPAMSRDLSNPKTRLLVTLVMWVEIPFFFSWMYLCNSGSAAWLATVCAMIAFYYHLTDWRIATAGIFSGVLLAWALFVWLMPDQLYWNAVDAMVILFSWSCALLLGLSSANLRRDQLVHTLATMGIMAHELRTPLSTAALIGDAVQMEVQRLPAHPRAAKLDQLSQRLHALVRTMNHQIDTQIANARLLQLPRYTEEVCAATLVNDVTSSYPYASIRQKECVSVVIHENFNFCASSSQFSQVLGNLIKNALHSLTAADSPCHPGALRIEVDCVQARGRIVVSDDGLGIDPALLPYIFKPFFSSNRSTGHGLGLAFCQQVVRSAGGIIKVKSNYGAGAAFTIILPIGPC; encoded by the coding sequence TTGATCCATACGCATGCTCTGGCTGAACATCCGATGCTGAAGATCGGCCATACCGCACGGTTTTTACAGCATGCGCCATGGCGCTGGACATTCGCGCCTCTGGAGCCGATTTTGCATGCGTCGCCGTGGCGCCTGCGGCTGCTGGGCCTGACAGCCATGCTGGGTCAGCCGTTGTTTGGCTGGATATGGTCGAGCTGGCTGGTGCAGCCGTATGAAAACCCATGGCTGCGTGGCCTGATGAGCGTGCTGGCCGGGCTGCTGCTGTTGCCTGCGATGAGCCGGGATTTGTCAAACCCGAAAACCCGGCTGCTGGTCACCCTTGTGATGTGGGTCGAGATTCCCTTTTTTTTCAGCTGGATGTACCTGTGCAACAGCGGCAGTGCTGCCTGGCTGGCGACGGTCTGCGCCATGATTGCGTTTTACTACCACCTGACCGACTGGCGCATCGCCACGGCCGGCATTTTCAGCGGAGTCCTGCTGGCGTGGGCGCTGTTTGTCTGGCTGATGCCCGATCAGTTGTACTGGAATGCCGTTGATGCGATGGTCATTCTCTTCAGCTGGAGCTGTGCGCTGTTGCTGGGCCTGTCATCGGCCAACCTGCGGCGCGACCAGCTGGTCCACACCCTGGCCACCATGGGCATCATGGCGCACGAGTTGCGCACGCCCCTGTCAACGGCCGCGCTGATCGGGGACGCCGTGCAGATGGAAGTGCAGCGCCTGCCAGCACATCCCCGAGCCGCGAAACTCGACCAGCTGAGCCAGCGCCTGCATGCGCTGGTGCGCACCATGAACCACCAGATCGACACCCAGATCGCCAATGCCAGGCTGCTGCAGCTGCCGCGCTATACCGAAGAGGTCTGCGCGGCCACCCTGGTCAATGATGTCACGTCAAGCTATCCCTACGCCTCCATCCGCCAGAAGGAGTGTGTCAGCGTGGTCATCCATGAAAATTTCAATTTTTGTGCGTCTTCCAGCCAGTTTTCCCAGGTGCTGGGCAACCTGATCAAGAACGCCTTGCATTCCCTGACCGCCGCTGACTCGCCCTGCCACCCCGGCGCGCTGCGCATCGAGGTGGATTGCGTGCAGGCCCGTGGCCGCATCGTCGTGTCGGATGACGGTCTGGGCATCGACCCGGCCTTGCTGCCGTATATCTTCAAACCCTTTTTCTCCAGCAACCGCAGCACCGGGCATGGGCTGGGCCTGGCTTTTTGCCAGCAGGTGGTGCGCAGCGCAGGCGGCATCATCAAGGTCAAGTCAAACTATGGCGCGGGGGCAGCTTTTACGATAATCCTGCCCATCGGGCCTTGCTGA
- a CDS encoding VOC family protein, with the protein MIGHLDHLVLTTTDEAACVDFYTRVLGMALETFVGGTPPVARKAFKFGTQKINLHVKGREFEPKAHLPVPGSLDLCFLASIPLADVMARLAQARWPVIEGPVLRTGATQKIRSVYVRDPDLNLIEISELA; encoded by the coding sequence ATGATCGGCCACCTTGACCACCTGGTGCTGACCACCACCGACGAAGCGGCCTGCGTGGATTTCTACACCCGCGTGCTGGGCATGGCGCTTGAAACCTTTGTCGGCGGCACGCCGCCGGTGGCGCGCAAGGCGTTCAAATTCGGCACGCAAAAAATCAACCTGCATGTCAAGGGCCGCGAGTTTGAACCCAAGGCCCATTTGCCGGTGCCCGGTTCGCTGGACCTGTGCTTTCTGGCCAGTATTCCGCTGGCAGACGTGATGGCCCGGCTGGCGCAGGCGCGCTGGCCGGTGATCGAAGGCCCGGTCTTGCGGACCGGCGCGACGCAAAAAATCCGCTCGGTGTATGTGCGCGACCCGGACCTGAACCTGATCGAAATTTCCGAGCTGGCCTGA
- a CDS encoding acyl-CoA-binding protein translates to MSDLKAVFDKAVADSKNLSERPDNATLLRLYALYKQGSAGDNLDKKPGFGDMVARAKWDAWSKLKGTPQEAAMQQYIDLINELG, encoded by the coding sequence ATGTCAGACCTGAAAGCCGTTTTCGACAAGGCCGTGGCCGACTCCAAGAACCTCAGCGAGCGTCCCGACAACGCGACGCTCTTGAGGCTCTACGCCCTCTACAAGCAGGGCAGCGCCGGCGACAACCTTGACAAAAAGCCCGGCTTCGGCGACATGGTGGCGCGCGCCAAATGGGACGCCTGGAGCAAGCTCAAGGGCACGCCACAGGAGGCCGCGATGCAGCAGTACATCGACCTGATCAACGAGTTGGGCTGA